One region of Xyrauchen texanus isolate HMW12.3.18 chromosome 11, RBS_HiC_50CHRs, whole genome shotgun sequence genomic DNA includes:
- the LOC127652013 gene encoding B-cell receptor CD22-like has product MAPPLPLIFLLMIAAGVYSADDWGVSYSSKYICALKGSSVIMSCTYKYPPGYKIENVFWFSKFIEKDVDPPDLFNDPEYSQRIQYLGDKQQICTIRLNDVTQKDSHEYYFRFITDKPDGRWIGYPGVTLDITDLHVESPESVTEGDTVSLTCKSTCNLTDRTTFIWWKNTQSLTERNNKLLLQSVRREDAGRYSCAVHGHKLTSPHVDLNVKYPPEIPVIFISKSGEIVLGDSVTLTCSSDSNPPAQISWFKGSTYIGSGEIYSITRIRSDHSGEYKCKSRNEVGEKYSDTVTLNVMYSPRNVSVSMSGSGEIVLGDSVTLTCSSDSNPPVLNYTWFKENESSSVGSGQSYSALQSGFFYCVAQNQHGSQRSAAVSVTVHYRSSWYIMLGVMMGCGGTIIIIFIIFIILFIIKRERMNRRSAIKENETADRCDDTYTTLDLKTRSSDDVYNTITVSLKSKETLLRISSQFLHMAPPLPLIFLLMIAAGVYSADDWGVSYSSKYICALKGSSVIMSCTYKYPPGYKIENVFWFSEFREKDVDPPDLFNDPEYSQRIQYLGDKQQICTIRLNDVTQKDSHEYYFRFITDKPDGRWIGYPGVTLDITDLHVESPESVTEGDTVSLTCKSTCNLTDRTTFIWWKNTQSLTERNNKLLLQSVRREDAGRYSCAVHGHKLTSPHVDLNVKYPPEIPVIFISKSGEIVLGDSVTLTCSSDSNPPAQISWFKGSTYIGSGEIYSITRIRSDHSGEYKCKSRNEVGEKYSDTVTLNVMYSPRNVSVSMSGSGEIVLGDSVTLTCSSDSNPPVLNYTWFKENESSSVGSGQSYSALQSGFFYCVAQNQHGSQRSAAVSVTVHYRSSWYIMLGVMMGCGGTIIIIFIIFIILFIIKRERMNRRSAIKENETADRCDDTYTTLDLKTRSSDDVYNTITPNRKMMQ; this is encoded by the exons ATGGCTCCTCCTCTTCCTTTGATATTTCTGCTCATGATTGCAGCAG GGGTTTATAGTGCTGATGATTGGGGTGTGAGTTACAGCTCTAAATACATCTGTGCACTAAAGGGGTCATCAGTGATAATGTCCTGCACTTATAAATACCCTCCTGGATATAAGATCGAGAACGTGTTCTGGTTTAGCAAATTTATTGAAAAGGATGTAGATCCTCCAGATCTGTTTAATGACCCTGAATACAGTCAGAGGATTCAGTATCTGGGAGATAAACAGCAGATCTGCACCATCAGACTGAATGATGTGACACAGAAGGATTCACACGAGTACTATTTCAGATTCATTACTGATAAACCTGATGGAAGATGGATTGGTTATCCTGGAGTGACTCTTGATATCACAg ATCTTCATGTGGAGTCTCCTGAGAGCGTGACAGAGGGAGATACAGTCAGTCTGACATGTAAAAGCACCTGTAATCTGACTGACAGAACAACATTCATCTGGTGGAAAAACACACAGTCATTAACTGAGAGAAACAATAAACTCCTCCTGCAGTCAGTCAGAAGAGAGGATGCAGGCAGATATAGCTGTGCTGTACACGGACACAAACTCACATCACCTCATGTTGATCTCAATGTTAAAT ATCCTCCAGAGATTCCTGTAATCTTCATCAGTAAATCTGGTGAAATAGTTTTGGGTGATTCAGTGACTCTGACCTGCAGCAGTGATTCAAACCCACCTGCACAAATCAGCTGGTTTAAAGGGTCAACATATATTGGATCTGGAGAAATCTACAGCATCACAAGAATCCGCTCTGATCACAGTGGAGAATACAAGTGCAAGTCCAGAAATGAAGTTGGAGAGAAATACTCTGATACTGTCACTTTAAATGTCATGT ACTCACCCAGGAATGTCTCAGTGTCCATGAGTGGATCTGGTGAAATAGTTTTGGGTGATTCAGTGACTCTGACCTGCAGCAGTGATTCAAACCCACCTGTTCTGAACTACACCTGGTTTAAGGAGAATGAAAGTTCATCTGTTGGATCGGGACAGAGTTACAGTGCACTACAGAGTGGATTCTTCTACTGTGTGGCTCAGAATCAACATGGATCTCAGAGATCAGCTGCTGTATCAGTGACAG TCCATTATAGATCCAGTTGGTATATAATGTTGGGGGTCATgatgggatgtggtggaacaatcatcatcatcttcatcatcttcatcatcctgtTTATAAT TAAGAGAGAAAGAATGAACAGAAGATCTGCTATAAAGGAGAATGAG ACTGCTGATCGCTGTGATGACACATACACAACTCTTGATCTCAAGACCAGATCTTCTGATGATGTGTACAACACAATCACAGTGAGTCTCAAGAGCAAAGAGACATTATTGAGGATTTCAAGTCAGTTTCTACA TATGGCTCCTCCTCTTCCTTTGATATTTCTGCTCATGATTGCAGCAG GGGTTTATAGTGCTGATGATTGGGGTGTGAGTTACAGCTCTAAATACATCTGTGCACTAAAGGGGTCATCAGTGATAATGTCCTGCACTTATAAATACCCTCCTGGATATAAGATCGAGAACGTGTTCTGGTTTAGCGAATTTCGCGAAAAGGATGTAGATCCTCCAGATCTGTTTAATGACCCTGAATACAGTCAGAGGATTCAGTATCTGGGAGATAAACAGCAGATCTGCACCATCAGACTGAATGATGTGACACAGAAGGATTCACACGAGTACTATTTCAGATTCATTACTGATAAACCTGATGGAAGATGGATTGGTTATCCTGGAGTGACTCTTGATATCACAg ATCTTCATGTGGAGTCTCCTGAGAGCGTGACAGAGGGAGATACAGTCAGTCTGACATGTAAAAGCACCTGTAATCTGACTGACAGAACAACATTCATCTGGTGGAAAAACACACAGTCATTAACTGAGAGAAACAATAAACTCCTCCTGCAGTCAGTCAGAAGAGAGGATGCAGGCAGATATAGCTGTGCTGTACACGGACACAAACTCACATCACCTCATGTTGATCTCAATGTTAAAT ATCCTCCAGAGATTCCTGTAATCTTCATCAGTAAATCTGGTGAAATAGTTTTGGGTGATTCAGTGACTCTGACCTGCAGCAGTGATTCAAACCCACCTGCACAAATCAGCTGGTTTAAAGGGTCAACATATATTGGATCTGGAGAAATCTACAGCATCACAAGAATCCGCTCTGATCACAGTGGAGAATACAAGTGCAAGTCCAGAAATGAAGTTGGAGAGAAATACTCTGATACTGTCACTTTAAATGTCATGT ACTCACCCAGGAATGTCTCAGTGTCCATGAGTGGATCTGGTGAAATAGTTTTGGGTGATTCAGTGACTCTGACCTGCAGCAGTGATTCAAACCCACCTGTTCTGAACTACACCTGGTTTAAGGAGAATGAAAGTTCATCTGTTGGATCGGGACAGAGTTACAGTGCACTACAGAGTGGATTCTTCTACTGTGTGGCTCAGAATCAACATGGATCTCAGAGATCAGCTGCTGTATCAGTGACAG TCCATTATAGATCCAGTTGGTATATAATGTTGGGGGTCATgatgggatgtggtggaacaatcatcatcatcttcatcatcttcatcatcctgtTTATAAT TAAGAGAGAAAGAATGAACAGAAGATCTGCTATAAAGGAGAATGAG ACTGCTGATCGCTGTGATGACACATACACAACTCTTGATCTCAAGACCAGATCTTCTGATGATGTGTACAACACAATCACA